Proteins encoded by one window of Flavobacterium sp. N502540:
- a CDS encoding biotin--[acetyl-CoA-carboxylase] ligase, which produces MKLIKLDAIDSTNDFLKSLSSQDELENFTVVTAENQTKGKGQMGAKWQSEVGKNLIMSVLVRDFVFNNERVFNLSVIVSLSVIEVLKSLNIPDLSIKWPNDIMSYNKKIGGILIENTLKSDGRIVSVVGLGLNVNQTNFDELPNASSLAVISGSSFEKEFLPYLIVEKMKEMIGAWEVNSKHLWSVYFNSLFRKGVPMPFKNLENQNFMGIIQGVSPVGKIQILLEDDSVSEFDIKEIQMLY; this is translated from the coding sequence ATGAAACTAATCAAACTCGATGCCATAGATTCTACAAACGATTTCCTTAAATCATTGTCAAGTCAGGATGAACTGGAAAATTTTACTGTAGTAACGGCTGAAAATCAGACAAAAGGCAAGGGGCAGATGGGGGCTAAGTGGCAATCTGAGGTTGGTAAAAACTTAATTATGAGTGTTTTGGTGCGAGATTTTGTCTTTAATAATGAGCGTGTTTTTAACCTTAGTGTTATAGTGTCTTTAAGTGTAATTGAGGTGCTAAAATCTCTAAATATTCCTGATTTAAGTATAAAATGGCCAAACGACATTATGTCATATAATAAGAAAATTGGTGGCATACTTATTGAAAATACCCTCAAAAGTGATGGCAGGATTGTGTCAGTTGTCGGATTGGGTTTAAATGTCAATCAGACTAATTTTGATGAACTTCCAAATGCCTCTTCATTGGCAGTGATTTCGGGTAGTAGTTTTGAGAAAGAATTTTTACCTTATTTGATTGTCGAGAAAATGAAAGAGATGATAGGAGCGTGGGAAGTTAATTCTAAACATTTATGGTCTGTTTATTTTAATTCATTATTTCGAAAAGGTGTTCCGATGCCATTTAAGAACCTCGAGAATCAAAACTTTATGGGAATCATTCAAGGAGTGTCACCTGTAGGTAAGATTCAAATTCTATTGGAAGACGATTCCGTTTCAGAGTTTGATATTAAGGAGATTCAGATGCTTTATTAG
- the pyrE gene encoding orotate phosphoribosyltransferase has protein sequence MIFNKDTAEKTAELLLQINAIKLNPENPFTWASGWKSPIYCDNRLILSFPSIRNYVRDEFAKNIEKQFGKPDVIAGVATGAIGVGILVAESLGLPFVYVRPEAKKHGRQNQVEGFLQKGQNVVVVEDLISTGNSSLMAVEALRNEGANIKGMAAIFTYGFNVAEENFKNANIDLYTLSNYENLLDLAVQKQYISEEQQSTLQEWNVSPSTWGQEEE, from the coding sequence ATGATTTTTAATAAAGATACTGCCGAAAAAACAGCCGAATTGCTTTTGCAAATAAATGCAATTAAATTGAATCCCGAAAATCCTTTTACATGGGCTTCAGGTTGGAAATCTCCTATTTATTGTGATAATAGGTTAATTCTTTCATTTCCAAGCATCCGAAATTACGTTCGTGATGAATTTGCGAAAAATATAGAAAAACAATTTGGAAAACCGGATGTCATTGCCGGAGTTGCTACCGGAGCCATTGGAGTTGGAATTCTTGTGGCGGAAAGCCTTGGATTACCTTTCGTATATGTGCGTCCTGAAGCTAAAAAACACGGAAGACAAAATCAGGTAGAAGGTTTTTTACAAAAAGGTCAAAATGTTGTTGTGGTAGAAGATTTAATCAGTACCGGAAACAGTAGTTTGATGGCCGTGGAAGCTTTACGCAACGAAGGAGCTAATATTAAAGGAATGGCTGCCATTTTTACCTATGGTTTTAATGTTGCCGAAGAAAACTTTAAAAATGCCAATATCGATTTGTATACCTTAAGCAATTACGAAAACCTACTGGATTTAGCGGTTCAAAAACAATACATCAGCGAAGAACAACAGTCTACCCTGCAAGAATGGAACGTGAGTCCATCGACTTGGGGACAGGAGGAGGAGTAA
- a CDS encoding NUDIX hydrolase — protein sequence MYKVFVNDKPLFLTNEISRETNFQLFLLESIDIEQLIVKIFQNKIQKAYLYHPDEKEIMKTLKAKIPVSKAGGGFVYNKRGEVLFIFRNGKWDLPKGGIEKGEEIEATAIREVEEETGVSQLRITNKLQKTYHVFKRNGKYKLKITHWFEMHTDFEGTPHGQAEEGIEKVAWLNPEQIKEALKNSYENIKLLFEEESEIKVE from the coding sequence ATGTATAAAGTTTTTGTGAACGACAAACCACTTTTTTTGACAAATGAAATCTCGAGAGAGACTAATTTTCAGTTATTCTTGTTAGAGAGTATTGATATCGAGCAGCTTATAGTGAAAATCTTTCAAAATAAAATTCAAAAAGCTTATTTGTATCATCCTGACGAAAAGGAGATTATGAAGACCTTAAAAGCAAAAATTCCTGTAAGTAAAGCTGGGGGAGGTTTTGTGTACAATAAAAGAGGCGAAGTTTTATTTATCTTCAGAAATGGAAAGTGGGATTTGCCTAAGGGCGGAATCGAGAAGGGGGAAGAAATCGAAGCTACGGCTATTCGTGAGGTGGAAGAAGAAACAGGCGTGAGTCAGCTTCGTATTACCAATAAACTTCAAAAGACATATCATGTTTTTAAACGTAACGGAAAATACAAACTCAAAATCACGCATTGGTTTGAAATGCATACTGATTTTGAGGGAACTCCTCATGGTCAGGCTGAAGAAGGTATCGAAAAAGTGGCCTGGTTAAATCCGGAACAAATAAAAGAAGCTTTGAAAAACTCCTACGAAAACATTAAGCTGTTATTTGAAGAGGAAAGCGAAATTAAAGTAGAGTAA
- a CDS encoding DUF4287 domain-containing protein, with the protein MSFQAYLKTIKEKTGNGPAEFRALAEQKAFTQEGKLKPEVKAGDIVNWLKADFELGQGHAMAIYALLKGIKDENSQ; encoded by the coding sequence ATGTCATTTCAAGCGTATTTAAAAACAATCAAAGAAAAAACGGGCAATGGTCCGGCCGAATTTAGAGCTTTGGCAGAACAAAAGGCATTTACTCAGGAAGGAAAACTTAAACCTGAAGTAAAAGCCGGAGATATTGTAAACTGGCTTAAAGCAGATTTTGAATTAGGGCAAGGTCATGCAATGGCAATCTACGCCTTGCTCAAAGGAATTAAGGACGAAAACAGCCAATAG
- a CDS encoding M14 family metallopeptidase yields MKLFTFLFSLFTLTLFAQNNKKYETFFEKGNGNQSASYQETIQYYKLLARDFATIQIKEMGLTDSGEPLHMITYNPEKEFDFDKIQKNKAVLFINNGIHAGEPDGIDATMQFYRDLATGKIKAPKNTVLVTIPVYNIGGALNRNSTTRANQDGPEIYGFRGNARNYDLNRDLMKSDTRNTKSFVEIFQKINPDVFIDNHVSNGSDYQYKLTYIMTQHNKLGTVLGDFMNSEMMPALVKDLQQKKIETTPYVDSFKDTPDKGFGQFVDSPRYTTGYTSLFNTIGFVVETHMLKKYAERVKMTYEYTKSTLDYTDANYQKIKELRVKNLEQYQAKKNYTLKWELDSTKATTFSFLGYEAAYKKSEATTGNRLYYDRSKPYKKEVPYIKEFKSVKEVVIPSAYIIPRGYWNIIDLLKNNNISFTQLKNDTIIEVESYKIADFKTVPSAYEGHYLHRNTTVTSKIVKMAFAKGDYIIPTNQKGVKYILEAFEPEGVDSFFNWNFFDTILQQKEHYSSYIFEDTATKLLKENSTLKAELENKKQTDPEFAKNPEGQLDWIYKHSAYYEKAHLQYPVYRVL; encoded by the coding sequence ATGAAACTTTTTACATTTCTCTTTTCACTCTTCACCCTAACTCTTTTCGCTCAAAACAATAAAAAATACGAAACTTTCTTCGAAAAAGGAAACGGAAATCAGTCCGCTTCGTATCAGGAAACGATTCAGTATTATAAACTTTTAGCGCGTGATTTTGCGACCATCCAAATTAAAGAAATGGGGCTAACCGATTCCGGTGAGCCATTACACATGATCACTTACAATCCTGAAAAAGAATTTGATTTCGATAAAATTCAAAAGAACAAAGCAGTGCTTTTTATCAATAATGGCATTCATGCCGGAGAACCTGATGGAATCGATGCCACTATGCAATTCTACAGAGATCTGGCAACAGGTAAGATAAAAGCCCCGAAAAACACCGTTTTGGTAACCATTCCGGTTTACAATATTGGCGGCGCTTTGAACCGAAATTCGACCACAAGAGCCAATCAGGATGGTCCTGAAATTTATGGTTTCAGAGGAAATGCCCGCAACTACGACCTCAATCGTGATTTAATGAAATCTGATACGCGAAATACCAAAAGCTTTGTAGAGATTTTTCAGAAAATAAATCCTGACGTTTTTATTGACAATCATGTGAGTAACGGTTCTGATTATCAATACAAATTAACCTATATCATGACACAGCACAACAAACTGGGAACCGTGTTGGGTGATTTTATGAATAGCGAAATGATGCCGGCTCTGGTCAAAGATCTACAACAAAAGAAAATTGAAACAACACCATATGTAGACTCCTTTAAAGATACTCCTGACAAAGGTTTTGGTCAGTTTGTCGATAGTCCACGATATACAACGGGTTATACTTCACTATTCAACACCATCGGTTTTGTGGTTGAAACGCACATGCTAAAAAAATATGCCGAACGTGTAAAAATGACCTACGAATACACCAAATCGACTTTGGATTATACCGATGCCAATTACCAAAAAATCAAGGAACTCCGGGTAAAAAATCTGGAACAATATCAAGCTAAGAAAAACTATACCCTAAAATGGGAACTGGACAGTACAAAAGCTACCACCTTTTCGTTTTTGGGTTATGAAGCAGCTTACAAAAAAAGCGAGGCTACAACCGGAAATCGCTTGTACTACGATCGAAGCAAACCGTATAAAAAAGAGGTTCCTTATATCAAAGAATTCAAATCAGTAAAAGAGGTTGTTATACCTTCTGCTTATATCATTCCGCGTGGTTATTGGAATATTATTGACCTTTTGAAGAACAATAACATTTCGTTTACCCAACTTAAAAACGACACCATCATTGAAGTGGAAAGCTACAAAATTGCCGATTTTAAAACCGTTCCATCTGCTTACGAAGGGCACTATTTACACCGAAATACGACTGTAACTTCGAAAATTGTTAAAATGGCTTTCGCCAAAGGAGATTACATCATTCCAACCAATCAAAAAGGTGTAAAATACATCTTAGAAGCCTTTGAACCCGAAGGAGTTGATTCGTTCTTCAACTGGAATTTCTTCGATACTATTTTACAACAAAAAGAGCACTATTCAAGTTATATTTTTGAAGATACTGCGACGAAACTCCTTAAAGAAAACTCAACTTTAAAAGCCGAACTGGAAAATAAAAAACAAACTGATCCTGAATTTGCTAAAAATCCGGAAGGGCAATTGGATTGGATTTATAAACATTCGGCCTATTATGAAAAGGCGCATTTGCAGTATCCTGTTTATCGGGTACTTTAG
- a CDS encoding PLP-dependent aminotransferase family protein, translating into MLRPWQLEIQLNANDAKAIYLQIADAIIEAIQTGMLNSGNALPGSRQLAGLLKVNRNTIIEALDVLIAEGWLITLERKGTFVADILPLASKSIDQKQKTNYTEEEKQPLIVFDDGIPDSRIAPMNELARAYRQIFNRKSRWQIMGYSTEYGNLEFRKAIVQMLNFKRGMNVTPDQICITRGSQMAMYLTSNCLLSKDDYVMVENPGYQAAWETFQSSGTKLLPVNVDKDGLLIDEVEAYLKKFSNIKAIYVTPHHQFPTTVTLSLKRRLKLIELSNQYGFTIIEDDYDHEFHFGQRPVLPISSYSSAKNTVYIGTLSKIVAPALRIGYLVSDRETILKVGKHRKIIDVQGDNIMEEAVLQLINEGEIKRHLKRTTLIYKAKRDYFETICNKYLKDKTTFTKPEGGLAFWIIPNSPVNISEIADKLLLKGIKIITPEKFSFNKPVQGFRLGYASLTEKQIEDGIVELAKLL; encoded by the coding sequence ATGTTACGACCTTGGCAATTAGAAATTCAACTCAACGCAAATGATGCAAAAGCCATTTATCTGCAAATCGCTGATGCAATCATCGAAGCCATTCAAACAGGAATGCTCAACAGCGGTAATGCACTGCCCGGCAGCCGGCAGCTTGCAGGCTTGCTAAAAGTGAACCGAAATACTATTATTGAAGCTTTAGACGTCTTAATCGCTGAAGGCTGGCTCATTACATTGGAAAGAAAAGGAACTTTCGTAGCCGATATTCTGCCATTGGCTTCCAAAAGCATCGATCAAAAGCAAAAAACAAATTATACTGAGGAAGAAAAACAACCTCTTATCGTTTTTGATGATGGAATCCCCGATAGTCGAATTGCACCAATGAACGAACTCGCCAGAGCTTACCGACAGATTTTTAACCGAAAATCGCGTTGGCAGATCATGGGATACAGTACCGAGTACGGAAATCTGGAATTTCGAAAAGCAATTGTGCAGATGCTCAATTTTAAAAGAGGAATGAATGTCACTCCGGATCAAATTTGCATCACACGTGGAAGCCAGATGGCAATGTACCTAACTTCCAACTGTTTATTATCAAAAGATGATTATGTAATGGTCGAAAACCCAGGGTATCAGGCCGCTTGGGAAACATTTCAAAGCAGCGGAACTAAATTACTCCCAGTAAATGTCGACAAAGATGGCTTGCTGATTGATGAGGTCGAAGCTTATCTGAAAAAGTTCAGCAACATAAAAGCAATATACGTAACACCGCATCATCAATTTCCAACTACAGTTACCCTAAGTCTCAAACGAAGATTAAAACTCATCGAATTGTCCAATCAATACGGTTTTACCATTATCGAAGACGATTATGATCATGAATTTCATTTCGGACAAAGACCTGTTCTTCCTATTTCAAGTTACAGCAGTGCCAAAAACACGGTTTACATTGGAACACTGAGTAAAATTGTTGCACCAGCCTTACGAATCGGATATCTGGTGAGTGATCGTGAAACCATTTTAAAAGTGGGTAAACACCGAAAAATAATTGATGTACAAGGTGATAACATTATGGAAGAAGCCGTTTTACAGCTCATAAACGAAGGCGAGATTAAAAGGCACCTCAAACGAACAACCCTTATTTACAAAGCAAAACGCGACTATTTTGAAACGATTTGCAACAAATATCTCAAAGACAAAACCACTTTTACCAAACCCGAAGGAGGCCTGGCATTTTGGATAATTCCCAACTCGCCAGTTAATATTTCTGAAATTGCGGACAAACTGCTGTTAAAAGGGATCAAAATAATAACACCTGAGAAATTTAGTTTTAACAAACCTGTACAAGGATTCAGACTTGGCTATGCCTCATTAACCGAAAAACAAATTGAAGACGGAATCGTCGAACTTGCTAAGTTGTTGTGA
- a CDS encoding cupin domain-containing protein, whose protein sequence is METKKQFSSKDFHETFARPTFVMPEKLIHKNVEQAGVHNQFSTERKHPVFFVNLPSKNVSMTIGGLLPDQLTNRHRHTYETVIYVIEGHGYTEIEDVKVEWKAGDAVYIPSWAWHRHQNLSSEASAKYIACENAPQLQNLGVALREEEGRDL, encoded by the coding sequence ATGGAAACTAAAAAACAATTTTCTTCAAAAGATTTTCACGAAACTTTTGCCAGACCCACTTTTGTGATGCCTGAAAAATTAATTCACAAAAATGTAGAACAAGCCGGAGTTCACAATCAATTTTCTACCGAGCGAAAACACCCGGTTTTCTTCGTGAATCTTCCAAGTAAGAACGTAAGTATGACAATTGGCGGTTTATTGCCGGATCAATTAACAAACAGACATCGTCATACGTATGAAACCGTTATTTATGTGATTGAAGGGCATGGGTATACCGAGATTGAGGATGTAAAAGTAGAGTGGAAAGCAGGCGATGCTGTTTACATTCCGAGTTGGGCGTGGCACAGGCATCAAAATTTAAGCAGCGAAGCATCGGCGAAATATATTGCTTGCGAGAATGCACCGCAGCTTCAGAATTTAGGTGTGGCATTAAGAGAAGAAGAAGGCAGGGATCTTTAA
- a CDS encoding dihydrodipicolinate synthase family protein: MKNNLFKGIIAYPITPFDQNEKVDIALYKKLLERLIVSGCHAVAPLGSTGVMPYLSDEEKEAITVATIEQVKGRVPVLVGVSNLTTEKTIYHAKFAEKAGAAAVMIIPMSYWKLTDDEIVQHFDAVAKQISIPIMAYNNPATGGVDMSPVLLKRLLEIANVTMIKESTGDVQRMHYLKRELGDDVAFFNGSNPLALAAFSAGATGWCTAAPNLIPKLNLDLYHAIENNDLEAAQKVFYKQLNLLKFIVNKGLPRAIKAGLEIQGIEGGFLRSPLKPLTGAEIEEFKLILKELE; encoded by the coding sequence ATGAAAAACAATCTATTTAAGGGCATTATTGCTTATCCGATTACTCCATTTGATCAAAATGAAAAAGTAGATATTGCTTTATATAAAAAATTACTGGAGCGTCTAATTGTTTCCGGTTGTCATGCGGTCGCCCCTCTTGGAAGTACCGGAGTTATGCCTTATTTGTCAGATGAGGAAAAAGAAGCTATTACTGTGGCAACAATCGAACAGGTCAAGGGCAGAGTTCCGGTTTTGGTTGGAGTATCAAACCTGACTACTGAGAAAACTATTTATCACGCTAAATTTGCTGAAAAAGCGGGTGCCGCTGCCGTAATGATTATCCCGATGAGTTACTGGAAGCTTACAGATGACGAGATTGTTCAGCATTTTGATGCAGTAGCGAAGCAAATTTCGATTCCGATAATGGCTTACAATAATCCTGCAACAGGGGGAGTAGATATGTCACCGGTTTTATTAAAAAGACTTCTTGAGATTGCTAATGTAACCATGATAAAAGAAAGTACGGGAGATGTTCAGAGAATGCATTATTTAAAGCGGGAATTGGGCGATGATGTTGCTTTTTTTAACGGTTCAAATCCGTTAGCACTGGCTGCATTTTCTGCGGGAGCTACAGGCTGGTGTACGGCTGCGCCCAATTTAATTCCGAAATTGAATCTGGATTTGTATCATGCGATTGAGAACAATGATTTAGAGGCTGCGCAAAAAGTATTTTACAAACAATTGAATCTTTTGAAGTTTATCGTTAACAAAGGTTTGCCACGAGCAATCAAGGCAGGTTTGGAAATTCAGGGAATAGAAGGTGGTTTTTTAAGAAGCCCGTTAAAACCATTAACCGGAGCTGAAATTGAAGAGTTTAAGTTGATTTTGAAAGAATTGGAATAG
- a CDS encoding DEAD/DEAH box helicase — protein sequence MNKKHHSNNILSNLGIESLNEMQEVAQDAILNDNNVLLLSPTGSGKTLAFLLPILELLQPEILSVQCLILVPSRELGLQIEQVWKKMGTPYKVNICYGGHSIDTEIKNLSNPPAVLIGTPGRIADHIDRDTFRTDKIQTLVLDEFDKSLQLGFHEQMSYIIGKLTKLNKRVLVSATSDIEIPRYTRVVNPTVLDFIPEEEEKTNLSMKMVVSPAKDKLDSLFNLICSLKSQSAIIFCNHRDAAERISDTLNEKGIYATYYHGGMDQEERERALIQFRNGSMSYLITTDLAARGLDIPEMKHVIHYHLPLKEDEFTHRNGRTARMQASGTAYIIVHESEKQLDYIDYGMEVLEVASTTVLPKPPQFQTIYISGGKKTKLNKIDIVGFFSQKGKLEKGDLGLIEVKDFVSFAAVKYNKVKDLLKNIKDEKMKGKKFKIEVARKVVKKEEER from the coding sequence ATGAATAAAAAACACCATTCCAACAATATACTTTCGAATTTAGGAATTGAGAGTCTAAATGAAATGCAAGAGGTAGCGCAGGATGCTATTTTGAACGATAATAATGTTTTACTCCTTTCTCCAACAGGATCAGGAAAAACACTAGCTTTTTTACTGCCTATTTTAGAGTTGTTACAGCCTGAAATTCTTTCGGTTCAATGTTTAATTTTAGTGCCTTCCCGTGAATTAGGTTTGCAGATTGAGCAGGTTTGGAAGAAAATGGGGACTCCTTATAAAGTTAATATTTGTTACGGAGGTCACTCTATTGATACTGAGATTAAAAATTTAAGCAATCCTCCGGCAGTTTTGATTGGAACTCCGGGTAGAATTGCTGATCATATTGACCGGGATACTTTTCGTACCGATAAAATTCAGACTTTGGTTCTGGACGAATTTGATAAGTCTTTGCAGCTTGGTTTTCATGAGCAAATGTCATATATCATAGGGAAATTAACGAAACTGAATAAACGTGTTTTGGTTTCAGCGACTTCAGATATTGAGATTCCAAGATATACGAGAGTAGTCAATCCGACTGTTTTGGATTTTATTCCGGAAGAGGAAGAAAAGACGAATCTTTCGATGAAAATGGTGGTTTCACCCGCTAAGGATAAATTGGATAGTTTGTTCAATTTGATCTGTTCACTGAAATCACAGTCCGCTATTATTTTCTGTAATCATCGTGATGCAGCAGAAAGAATTAGTGACACTTTAAACGAAAAAGGGATTTATGCGACGTATTATCATGGCGGAATGGATCAGGAGGAACGTGAGCGTGCACTGATTCAGTTTAGAAACGGAAGTATGAGTTATCTGATTACTACCGATTTGGCCGCGCGTGGATTGGATATTCCGGAAATGAAACATGTCATTCATTATCATTTGCCTTTAAAAGAAGATGAATTCACGCACCGAAATGGTCGTACGGCACGTATGCAGGCTTCAGGAACAGCTTATATTATTGTTCACGAAAGTGAAAAACAATTGGATTATATTGATTACGGGATGGAGGTTTTAGAGGTTGCCAGCACTACAGTTTTGCCAAAACCACCTCAATTTCAAACCATTTATATTAGCGGCGGAAAGAAAACCAAATTGAATAAAATAGATATTGTTGGTTTCTTTTCTCAAAAAGGGAAACTTGAAAAAGGAGATTTAGGTCTTATTGAAGTAAAGGATTTTGTATCATTTGCTGCTGTTAAATACAATAAGGTAAAAGATCTGCTTAAAAATATTAAAGACGAAAAAATGAAGGGCAAGAAATTCAAAATTGAAGTTGCCCGCAAAGTGGTCAAGAAAGAGGAGGAGAGGTAA
- a CDS encoding PhnA domain-containing protein, whose protein sequence is MSIERELNKRSGSKCELCGAEENLKVYQVLPTQKGGINEAIFACNTCIDQIENPDNVDLNHWRCLNDSMWNENVAVQVVAWRMLSRMRAAGWPQELLDMMYLDEDTLAWAQATGEGEDDENKIVHRDSNGVILEHGDSVVLIKDLKVKGSSMVAKQGTAVRNIRLDHENAEYIEGKVDGQQIVIITQYVKKI, encoded by the coding sequence ATGAGCATCGAAAGAGAATTAAACAAACGCAGCGGATCTAAATGCGAACTTTGTGGAGCTGAAGAAAACCTAAAAGTATATCAGGTATTACCCACTCAAAAAGGCGGAATTAATGAAGCTATATTTGCCTGCAATACCTGTATCGACCAAATCGAAAATCCGGATAATGTTGATTTAAACCACTGGAGATGTCTTAATGACAGTATGTGGAATGAAAACGTTGCTGTACAAGTTGTAGCCTGGAGAATGTTAAGCCGTATGCGCGCCGCAGGTTGGCCACAAGAATTACTGGATATGATGTATTTAGACGAAGATACTTTAGCATGGGCACAAGCGACCGGAGAAGGCGAAGACGACGAAAATAAAATTGTTCATCGCGACAGCAACGGTGTTATTTTAGAACACGGAGATTCTGTAGTTTTAATTAAAGATCTTAAAGTAAAAGGATCGAGCATGGTAGCCAAACAAGGGACTGCTGTACGTAACATCCGTTTAGACCATGAAAACGCCGAATACATTGAAGGAAAAGTTGACGGTCAGCAAATCGTGATTATTACCCAATACGTGAAGAAAATATAG
- the coaD gene encoding pantetheine-phosphate adenylyltransferase, whose translation MRKALFPGSFDPITLGHEDIIKRGIPLFDEIVIAIGVNAEKKYMFSLEERKRFIEETFKDEPKVSVITYEGLTIDLAKKLKANFILRGLRNPADFEFEKAIAHTNRKLSKIETVFLLTAASTSFISSSIVRDVLRHGGEYEMLVPDAVRVKK comes from the coding sequence ATGCGAAAAGCCCTATTCCCCGGATCATTTGACCCCATTACACTGGGACACGAAGACATCATCAAAAGAGGAATTCCTTTATTTGATGAAATCGTTATTGCCATTGGTGTCAACGCCGAAAAAAAATACATGTTTTCACTCGAAGAAAGAAAACGTTTTATAGAAGAAACTTTTAAAGATGAACCAAAAGTTTCAGTAATCACTTATGAAGGATTAACCATTGATCTGGCCAAAAAACTAAAAGCCAATTTCATCCTGAGAGGCTTACGCAATCCTGCCGATTTTGAATTCGAAAAGGCCATCGCACACACCAACAGGAAATTGTCTAAAATCGAAACTGTATTTCTACTAACAGCAGCAAGTACTTCGTTTATTTCTTCAAGCATTGTGCGTGATGTACTGCGTCATGGCGGAGAATATGAAATGCTGGTTCCGGATGCGGTTAGAGTGAAGAAGTAA
- a CDS encoding D-alanine--D-alanine ligase: MKNIAIIMGGYSSEYKISLISGNVVHQYLDKTKYNGFRIHIFKEKWVYVDENNAEFTIDKNDFSVTVNDQKITFDCVFNAIHGTPGEDGLMQAYFELLGIPQSSCDYYQAALTFNKRDLLSVLKPYGIKTAISYYLNKGDVINTAEIVKKVGLPCFVKPNKAGSSFGISKVKTEAELPIAIEVAYKEDNEIIIESFLDGTEVSVGVINYQGEIKVLPITEIVSDNDFFDYEAKYEGKSQEITPARISDELTQKVSETAKRAYEVLKMKGFSRSEFIIVDNEPYMLEMNTIPGLTTESLIPQQAHAAGISLEDLFTNAIELALK, from the coding sequence ATGAAAAACATAGCCATTATTATGGGCGGGTATTCAAGCGAATATAAAATTTCGTTAATCAGCGGAAACGTGGTACATCAATATCTTGACAAAACAAAATACAACGGATTCCGCATCCATATTTTCAAAGAAAAATGGGTCTATGTAGACGAAAACAATGCCGAATTTACCATTGATAAAAACGATTTTTCAGTAACCGTAAACGATCAAAAAATTACTTTCGACTGTGTTTTCAATGCCATTCACGGAACTCCGGGCGAAGACGGATTAATGCAGGCTTATTTTGAGTTATTAGGGATTCCGCAGTCTTCCTGCGATTACTATCAGGCAGCATTAACCTTCAACAAACGTGATTTATTATCGGTTTTAAAACCATACGGAATCAAAACGGCTATATCATATTACCTAAATAAAGGCGATGTAATCAATACTGCCGAAATCGTTAAAAAGGTTGGCTTACCATGTTTCGTTAAACCAAACAAAGCAGGTTCCAGCTTCGGAATTTCAAAAGTAAAAACAGAAGCCGAACTTCCAATTGCAATCGAAGTAGCATATAAAGAAGACAACGAAATCATTATCGAAAGTTTTCTTGACGGAACTGAAGTTTCAGTGGGAGTAATCAATTATCAGGGAGAAATTAAAGTTTTACCTATTACCGAAATTGTATCTGATAATGACTTCTTCGATTATGAGGCCAAATACGAAGGAAAATCACAGGAAATTACTCCTGCCAGAATTTCTGACGAATTAACTCAAAAAGTAAGCGAAACAGCAAAACGTGCTTACGAAGTCTTAAAAATGAAAGGTTTCTCCAGAAGCGAATTCATTATTGTAGACAACGAACCTTATATGCTCGAAATGAATACCATTCCGGGTCTAACCACCGAAAGTTTGATTCCACAGCAAGCCCATGCAGCAGGAATTTCACTGGAAGATTTATTTACCAATGCGATTGAGTTAGCTTTAAAATAG